The proteins below come from a single Chryseobacterium capnotolerans genomic window:
- a CDS encoding RHS repeat-associated core domain-containing protein, protein MTGHMQGKGIIGYHQSARSSWYSDGFENTKIWGGAEIDPLNEGVPVKEWSIRTNDENKIFPDDISENNSQLLSFKSTLYRTDQLINGQIVNSVADVDKPKIVKVVIPISTLTKNFLTGALTKSTITYGNYYLPVQSVSNVNNGYATTTSTFEYIHNPSGAGTEYYIGRPKSKTDVVQAYGDTKSSKEEYTYENNILKTLKTWNRDNTGYLIESYEYDGFGNTIQKLTSNSMDSKTQIAKTVYDPKGRFVIKQIDNLGMESNTEYSDWGQIKKQTNSLGNILENTYDNWGKLLTSKTNLSGTTTYEYAKDNNSNISITQYDPDGNISKKYTNRLGQEYKNVTKAFDQNKYIVVYSVYDKLGRKVRESEPYFEINDNIPNDIQWNFNIYDDSVYPARVITKGLAKINNDGLITSFTGKEIESSVSGNTTSVKENNGYGRLNTKTTDALGNVITSMDKGGNIQFSYNAAGEQIKAQYAENIVTTEYDAWGRKSKFNDPSNGLYQYEYNGFGQPTKTISPKGTKEYSYNNLGQLISQKEFSTTDGGSTTNKTISFVYDNKGRVISKTGNSKGKGYSSNISYDPQGRVLSSSESSNGKYFIQKGITYDDKARVISYEKQLYSSGVLTKVQIENSYSTWNGELYQVKDKSSGKILWELNETNAKGQVMNAKLGAAQITNNYDGNGFLSSVNHSSQAKSGILQLSYSFDAIRNELKSRSTGGDFNINESFDYDDNNRLVNWTDPVTGMKPQPNRNVYDAKGRILENDQIGTIKFQNSAKIYQPTGMTLNAAGTQNYSNDLIQSISYNENNDPVFIDGEKGDVAFQYGLTAMRQQVTYGGNFGGDQEGQFTKFYSEDGSFEVIKNNTTGQEKHILYIGGTPYESNIVYLKDFTQSNGSYRFLHKDYIGSILAISDETGNKLEQRHFDAWGNFTHLQIGNGVIMTDRIAILNAAKNLIIDRGYTSHEHFMEVGIIHMNGRLYDPLLRRFLNADENIQDPTNTQIYNKYGYAVNNPLMYNDPSGEVLPFLVGIGIGWFAATVLSGAIIGAAISMGIYILQATINNNFSLGGFAKSILMGAATGAVSAGLGEVFSAGGLLNTVANGALTGAGTGGVTALITGQNFLEGVWKGAVIGGGVAAVSYTANYFSSGSYNTKYFSKDNVTNSSDFTYDPSVSNETMQENINTMRSVNFTKEELQKFGVGTDQLATKNVDLEGYLNPGNGQQYAYTTPKNFITGTSDIVYSPIAAQNRSLLALSMVHETGHAYGNALGLIDSSIDRKKYNITYNTLDTTQHFAISQLEHVYAKYNLLNYGSRPSTLFTDFEELNIVQYYRLPNVLRSLVDDTYKKILPVFQRFMYYKK, encoded by the coding sequence ATGACTGGCCATATGCAAGGAAAAGGGATAATAGGTTATCATCAAAGTGCTCGTTCTTCCTGGTATTCAGATGGATTTGAAAATACAAAAATATGGGGAGGTGCAGAAATTGATCCATTAAACGAAGGGGTTCCCGTTAAAGAATGGTCAATCAGAACCAATGACGAAAACAAAATTTTTCCAGATGATATTTCTGAAAACAATAGTCAGTTATTGAGTTTTAAATCTACATTATACCGCACTGATCAACTTATCAATGGGCAGATTGTAAATTCAGTCGCAGATGTAGATAAGCCAAAAATAGTAAAAGTAGTTATTCCTATAAGTACCTTAACTAAAAACTTCCTAACAGGTGCTCTAACAAAAAGTACGATTACCTATGGAAATTACTATCTTCCGGTTCAGAGCGTATCCAATGTTAACAATGGATATGCTACTACTACCTCTACGTTCGAATACATTCATAATCCATCCGGTGCCGGGACTGAATATTATATCGGCCGTCCAAAATCTAAAACAGATGTAGTACAAGCTTATGGTGATACCAAATCTTCTAAAGAAGAATATACCTATGAAAACAATATTTTAAAAACCCTGAAAACATGGAATAGGGATAACACAGGCTATTTAATTGAATCTTATGAGTATGACGGATTTGGAAATACCATTCAAAAGCTTACTTCAAATAGTATGGATTCCAAAACCCAGATAGCAAAAACCGTGTATGATCCTAAAGGAAGATTTGTCATAAAGCAAATTGATAACCTTGGGATGGAAAGCAATACTGAATATAGCGATTGGGGGCAGATAAAAAAGCAAACAAATTCTTTGGGAAACATTCTGGAAAACACTTATGATAACTGGGGTAAACTTCTCACTTCTAAAACTAATCTGAGTGGAACAACAACTTATGAATATGCAAAAGATAATAATTCCAATATAAGTATTACACAATATGATCCCGATGGTAATATTTCAAAAAAATACACCAATAGACTAGGACAAGAATATAAAAATGTTACAAAAGCATTCGATCAGAACAAATATATTGTAGTATACTCGGTATATGATAAATTAGGAAGAAAAGTACGTGAATCAGAACCTTATTTTGAGATAAATGATAATATTCCCAATGATATACAATGGAATTTCAACATATATGATGATAGTGTATATCCGGCTAGAGTTATCACCAAAGGCCTGGCGAAAATTAATAACGATGGATTAATCACTTCATTCACTGGAAAAGAAATTGAATCTTCTGTATCGGGCAACACAACTTCAGTAAAAGAGAATAATGGCTATGGAAGACTGAATACAAAAACTACTGATGCTCTAGGAAATGTGATCACCAGTATGGATAAAGGAGGAAACATACAATTCTCCTATAATGCTGCTGGGGAGCAGATCAAAGCACAGTATGCTGAAAATATTGTCACCACCGAATACGATGCATGGGGACGAAAATCAAAATTTAATGATCCCTCCAACGGATTATATCAATATGAATATAATGGCTTCGGACAACCGACGAAAACAATAAGCCCGAAAGGTACCAAGGAATATTCCTATAATAATCTGGGACAACTTATCTCACAAAAGGAATTTTCAACCACAGATGGAGGCAGCACTACCAATAAAACAATTTCTTTTGTATACGACAATAAAGGAAGAGTGATTTCAAAGACTGGTAACTCCAAAGGAAAAGGGTACAGCTCCAATATTTCTTACGATCCTCAGGGAAGAGTATTGTCTTCATCAGAAAGCAGTAATGGAAAGTACTTTATACAAAAAGGGATTACCTATGATGATAAAGCAAGAGTAATTTCCTATGAAAAACAGCTATACTCTTCAGGTGTACTCACTAAAGTACAGATTGAAAATAGCTACAGTACATGGAATGGAGAATTATATCAGGTAAAAGACAAAAGTTCAGGTAAAATTTTATGGGAACTTAATGAAACTAATGCCAAAGGTCAGGTAATGAATGCTAAATTAGGAGCTGCACAAATCACTAACAATTACGATGGCAATGGCTTCTTAAGTAGTGTCAATCATTCTTCACAGGCAAAATCCGGTATCCTTCAGCTTTCCTACTCTTTTGATGCGATCAGGAATGAATTGAAAAGCAGAAGTACTGGAGGTGATTTTAACATTAATGAATCTTTTGATTATGATGATAATAACAGACTGGTAAACTGGACTGATCCTGTAACAGGAATGAAACCTCAACCCAACCGTAATGTTTATGATGCCAAAGGAAGAATCCTTGAAAACGACCAGATAGGAACCATTAAGTTTCAAAATTCTGCAAAGATCTACCAGCCTACAGGGATGACTTTAAATGCAGCAGGAACCCAGAATTATAGTAATGATCTCATCCAGAGCATTTCCTATAATGAAAATAACGACCCGGTATTTATTGATGGTGAAAAAGGTGATGTTGCTTTCCAGTACGGATTAACAGCCATGAGGCAGCAAGTGACATACGGTGGAAATTTCGGTGGCGATCAGGAAGGTCAGTTCACCAAGTTTTATAGTGAAGATGGTAGTTTTGAGGTGATAAAAAATAATACCACTGGCCAGGAAAAACATATTCTTTACATTGGCGGGACACCTTATGAAAGTAATATCGTATATTTAAAAGACTTTACGCAGAGCAACGGTTCTTATAGATTTTTGCATAAAGATTATATCGGAAGTATTCTCGCTATCAGTGATGAAACTGGAAATAAACTCGAACAAAGACATTTTGATGCCTGGGGTAATTTCACTCACCTGCAGATTGGAAATGGAGTAATTATGACAGACCGGATTGCCATTCTGAATGCGGCGAAGAATCTTATTATTGACAGGGGATATACTTCCCATGAGCATTTTATGGAAGTAGGCATCATCCACATGAACGGCAGATTGTATGATCCATTATTAAGAAGGTTCTTAAATGCGGATGAAAACATTCAGGATCCTACCAATACCCAAATTTATAATAAATATGGATATGCTGTAAATAATCCTTTGATGTATAATGATCCTAGTGGTGAGGTCCTTCCCTTTTTAGTAGGAATAGGAATTGGCTGGTTTGCGGCTACCGTCTTGTCTGGTGCTATTATTGGTGCTGCTATAAGCATGGGAATCTACATCTTACAGGCAACCATCAACAATAACTTTTCATTGGGAGGCTTTGCAAAATCTATTTTAATGGGAGCTGCTACAGGAGCAGTTTCAGCAGGCTTGGGAGAGGTCTTTAGTGCTGGTGGTTTGTTGAATACTGTTGCAAATGGCGCTCTAACAGGTGCAGGAACAGGAGGGGTTACCGCATTAATTACAGGACAGAATTTTCTTGAGGGAGTTTGGAAAGGTGCTGTGATTGGAGGTGGTGTAGCGGCTGTAAGTTACACAGCGAATTATTTTTCTAGTGGAAGTTATAATACAAAATATTTTTCTAAGGATAATGTAACTAATAGTAGTGATTTCACTTATGATCCATCTGTAAGTAATGAAACAATGCAAGAAAATATAAATACCATGAGATCTGTTAATTTTACAAAAGAAGAACTTCAAAAATTTGGTGTTGGTACAGATCAATTAGCAACAAAAAATGTAGATTTGGAAGGTTACTTAAACCCTGGTAATGGGCAACAGTATGCTTATACTACACCAAAGAATTTTATAACAGGAACCTCTGATATTGTTTATTCTCCTATTGCGGCACAAAACAGGTCTCTTCTTGCTTTAAGTATGGTACATGAAACTGGACACGCATATGGAAATGCTTTAGGTTTAATAGATTCTTCAATAGATAGAAAAAAGTATAATATTACATACAATACATTGGATACAACCCAACACTTTGCAATAAGCCAATTAGAGCATGTATATGCTAAATATAATTTGTTGAACTATGGCAGCAGGCCTTCAACATTGTTTACTGATTTTGAAGAACTTAACATCGTTCAATATTATAGATTACCAAATGTATTAAGAAGCTTAGTGGATGATACTTATAAAAAAATACTTCCAGTATTTCAAAGGTTTATGTATTATAAAAAGTGA
- a CDS encoding RagB/SusD family nutrient uptake outer membrane protein, which produces MTPEKYKEGFNDINNGEWIWGHAQTQEMSDASHAFHYLDVSSSGSYYYSFMADPYFQKLFDANDIRSQLFSWDGLPAREGLLRYVKFKFKSTLIADIVYMRAAEMYLIEAESEARNGNPAQAVAVLNQLRAARNANAYTGSLAQNDVVKEVLIERRKELFGEGFSLSDIIRAQGTVERKPFVDAEGKPIKVQITTPNGTVKTVDGKGHSVFDLPNKTPFVPNSPYYLFSIPLKEIENNPNL; this is translated from the coding sequence ATGACTCCGGAAAAATATAAAGAAGGCTTTAATGACATTAATAATGGGGAATGGATCTGGGGACATGCACAGACTCAGGAGATGTCCGATGCTAGCCATGCTTTCCATTATCTGGATGTGTCTTCATCAGGAAGCTATTATTACAGTTTTATGGCAGACCCTTATTTTCAAAAACTGTTTGATGCCAATGATATCAGATCTCAATTATTCTCATGGGATGGTCTTCCGGCAAGAGAAGGGTTGTTGAGATATGTTAAATTCAAGTTCAAATCTACCCTTATTGCAGACATTGTCTATATGAGAGCGGCTGAAATGTACCTGATTGAAGCTGAGTCAGAAGCAAGAAATGGAAATCCTGCTCAGGCTGTAGCTGTTTTAAATCAGTTAAGAGCTGCGAGAAATGCTAATGCTTATACAGGATCATTGGCGCAAAATGATGTGGTAAAGGAAGTATTAATTGAAAGAAGAAAAGAATTATTTGGAGAAGGATTCTCGCTTTCAGATATTATCAGAGCGCAGGGAACAGTGGAAAGAAAGCCATTTGTAGATGCGGAAGGAAAACCAATTAAAGTTCAGATAACAACGCCTAATGGAACCGTAAAAACAGTGGATGGTAAAGGTCATAGTGTGTTTGATCTTCCGAATAAGACTCCGTTTGTTCCGAACAGTCCATATTATTTATTCAGTATTCCACTGAAGGAGATTGAAAATAATCCCAATCTATAA
- a CDS encoding RagB/SusD family nutrient uptake outer membrane protein encodes MKNLKYLSFALLGLWSLTSCESEMDTAPTDQATSVEVFKTAESAETVINGTWAKFNNDGTTFANIGYSTVLRASDAMGSDVAVLTNKYGFSSTYDFTEMVNNTVGRPSFIWTMLYSTINNMNNVIAKIDATEGTQVKKDQVKGQAKALRAFCYLNIASFYQFSYLKDKSALTAPIYTEPSTTSSVPKKKSSLEDIYTLIKSDLTDADNLLKNYTRNKKDKINRNVVNGILARVYLNTGEWSKAVAAAKTAREGFALMTPEKYKEGFNDINNGEWIWGHAQTQEMSDASYAFHYLDVSSSGSYYYSFMADPYFQKLFDANDIRSQLFSWDGLPAREGLLRYAKFKFKSTLIADIVYMRAAEMYLIEAESEARNGNPAQAVAVLNQLRAARNADAYTGSLAQNDVVKEVLIERRKELFGEGFSLSDIIRTQGTVERKPFVDAEGKPIKVQITTPNGTVKTVDGKGHSVFDLPNKTPFVPNSPYYLFSIPLKEIENNPNL; translated from the coding sequence ATGAAAAATTTAAAATATTTATCTTTTGCTTTATTAGGATTATGGTCGCTTACAAGCTGTGAAAGTGAAATGGATACGGCTCCTACAGATCAGGCCACCAGCGTGGAAGTTTTCAAAACTGCAGAAAGTGCTGAAACAGTGATCAACGGAACCTGGGCAAAATTCAATAATGACGGGACTACCTTTGCAAATATCGGATACTCAACTGTTTTAAGAGCAAGTGATGCAATGGGGAGCGATGTAGCTGTACTAACCAACAAATATGGTTTCTCATCTACCTATGATTTTACAGAAATGGTGAATAATACGGTAGGCCGTCCTTCGTTTATCTGGACCATGTTGTATTCTACCATCAATAATATGAATAATGTTATTGCTAAAATTGATGCTACGGAAGGCACTCAAGTCAAAAAAGATCAGGTAAAAGGCCAGGCAAAAGCATTACGTGCATTCTGTTACCTGAATATTGCCAGCTTTTATCAATTCAGTTATCTTAAAGACAAATCTGCTTTAACGGCTCCTATTTATACGGAACCTTCAACAACAAGCAGTGTTCCAAAGAAAAAATCCAGTTTGGAAGATATTTATACTTTAATTAAAAGTGATCTTACAGATGCTGATAATTTACTGAAGAACTACACAAGAAATAAAAAAGATAAGATCAACCGTAACGTGGTCAACGGAATCTTAGCAAGAGTATATCTGAATACTGGAGAATGGAGTAAAGCTGTAGCAGCGGCAAAAACAGCAAGAGAAGGTTTTGCTCTGATGACTCCGGAAAAATATAAAGAAGGCTTTAATGACATTAATAATGGGGAATGGATCTGGGGACATGCACAGACTCAGGAGATGTCAGATGCAAGTTATGCTTTCCATTATCTGGATGTATCTTCTTCAGGAAGCTATTATTACAGCTTTATGGCAGACCCTTATTTTCAAAAGCTGTTTGATGCGAATGATATCAGATCCCAATTATTCTCATGGGATGGTCTTCCGGCCAGAGAAGGGTTGTTGAGATATGCTAAATTCAAGTTCAAGTCTACTCTTATTGCAGATATTGTCTATATGAGAGCGGCTGAAATGTACCTGATTGAAGCAGAATCAGAAGCAAGAAATGGAAATCCAGCTCAGGCAGTAGCTGTTTTAAATCAATTAAGAGCAGCCAGAAATGCGGATGCTTATACAGGATCATTGGCGCAAAATGATGTGGTAAAGGAAGTATTAATTGAAAGAAGAAAAGAATTATTTGGAGAAGGATTCTCGCTTTCAGATATTATCAGAACGCAGGGAACAGTGGAAAGAAAGCCATTTGTAGATGCGGAAGGAAAACCAATTAAAGTTCAGATAACAACGCCTAATGGAACCGTAAAAACAGTGGATGGTAAAGGTCATAGTGTGTTTGATCTTCCGAATAAGACTCCGTTTGTTCCGAACAGTCCATATTATTTATTCAGTATTCCACTGAAGGAAATTGAAAATAATCCCAATCTATAA
- a CDS encoding SusC/RagA family TonB-linked outer membrane protein produces MINKNLFNSKVWIPPVAVFFLGIVSVSAQNSKPKKDTLKEKEIDEVVVVAYGKAKRNSYTGSVATISSDKINNRPVTNVTKALEGQVPGIQVTGASGQPGATSTIRIRGVGSVSASSEPLYVVDGIPFDGNINAISPNDIESISVLKDATASALYGSRGANGIIIITTKSGKKGEARVNLNISQGFSGRAVKDYEQVNTDQYFQLYWEAMRNGYQSGSISAQQAAQMATDNIISNLGVNPYGANYPKPIGTDGKLLPGAKALWNDDWRDILQRVASRNQVDLDISGGSEKSNYFFSLGYLDDKGMAIESGFKRYNTRLKLNSEVKSWLNVGVNLSYTNSIQQAPSSSDSKASNVIQAARVVPSFYPYYERNPDGSYVLDGEGNRVYDFGKYRPAVALPNQNLAASLPLDKNENKIDNFSGKGFAELTFLPELKFRSSFSVDMVNYNEHYYTNPLLGQSKETGGSVSKLNSRTLSYTTSNILTYDKRFGKHHINVLGGHEFYKYDYQVISGSRQGFSLPNYYEPDAASLLVNFGGNSDKLSLLSFLGKVEYDFDNKYFLSASTRADSSSRFSKENRWGTFWSVGGSWKLSSEEFIRNLNFFNALTLRASYGGQGNDKLQKPNGSPLYYAYPELYRDYALAGEPGKTLEKVGTPNLKWETNLNLNLGLEFAILNNRIKGNVEYFERKSKDLLFNVPVAPSLGISDYPANVGTIKNSGFEISLFTTPIKTSDFQWNVDVNLSTLTNKITKLPKGPLAVGSTKQLNEGGSVYDFFIQEWVGVDPSNGKPLWKTITKDANGNLVEGTTSEYGKATKILQGSALPKLTGGVSTSMTYKNFDFSALLTFKIGGKILDTDYTSLLHSGNSGGRAWGVEMLNRWTPENPYTDVPALNTKTNNWNSMSTRFLYSGTYARLKNVSLGYTLPSDYFETIGLKKFRIYVQAENLLTFYKHKGMDPEQALDGTTYYRYPAMRTITFGLQATF; encoded by the coding sequence ATGATTAATAAAAATTTATTTAATTCTAAAGTTTGGATTCCACCAGTTGCAGTATTTTTCTTGGGAATAGTAAGTGTAAGTGCACAGAATTCCAAACCGAAAAAAGATACACTTAAAGAAAAAGAAATTGATGAAGTAGTGGTAGTAGCTTATGGGAAGGCTAAAAGAAACAGCTATACCGGTTCAGTCGCAACTATTTCCAGTGACAAAATCAATAACAGACCCGTTACTAATGTAACAAAGGCATTAGAAGGACAGGTTCCGGGAATTCAGGTTACCGGTGCTTCAGGACAGCCTGGAGCAACATCTACAATCAGAATTAGAGGAGTAGGTTCAGTAAGTGCTTCCAGTGAGCCTTTGTATGTTGTGGATGGAATTCCTTTTGACGGAAATATCAATGCTATCAGCCCTAACGATATAGAATCTATCAGTGTTCTGAAAGATGCTACAGCAAGTGCTTTGTATGGTTCCAGAGGAGCGAATGGAATCATTATTATTACCACAAAGTCGGGTAAAAAAGGAGAAGCAAGAGTAAATCTTAATATCAGCCAGGGGTTCTCAGGCCGAGCGGTAAAAGATTATGAGCAGGTGAATACGGATCAGTATTTCCAATTATATTGGGAGGCAATGAGAAACGGATATCAATCAGGTTCAATATCTGCGCAGCAGGCAGCCCAAATGGCAACAGATAATATTATTTCTAATTTAGGAGTTAATCCTTATGGAGCTAATTATCCAAAACCTATAGGAACTGACGGTAAATTATTACCTGGAGCTAAAGCTTTATGGAATGATGACTGGAGGGACATTTTGCAGAGAGTGGCTTCCAGAAACCAGGTAGACCTTGATATCAGTGGTGGAAGTGAAAAAAGTAATTATTTCTTTTCATTAGGATATCTGGATGATAAAGGAATGGCGATTGAATCCGGATTTAAAAGATATAATACAAGATTAAAGCTCAATTCTGAAGTTAAAAGCTGGCTGAATGTTGGAGTAAACTTAAGCTATACCAACAGTATTCAACAGGCTCCAAGTTCTTCAGATTCTAAAGCTAGCAATGTTATTCAGGCTGCAAGAGTAGTTCCGTCTTTCTATCCTTATTATGAAAGAAATCCTGATGGATCTTATGTACTGGATGGAGAAGGAAACAGAGTGTATGATTTTGGAAAATACAGACCTGCTGTAGCACTTCCGAATCAGAACTTAGCCGCAAGTTTACCATTGGATAAAAATGAAAATAAGATCGATAACTTCTCAGGAAAAGGATTTGCGGAATTAACGTTCCTTCCTGAATTGAAGTTTAGATCAAGCTTTTCCGTTGACATGGTTAATTATAATGAGCATTATTATACGAATCCTCTTCTTGGTCAGTCAAAAGAGACTGGAGGTTCTGTTTCGAAGTTAAACAGCAGAACACTTTCTTATACAACCAGTAATATTCTGACCTATGATAAGAGATTTGGAAAACACCATATTAACGTATTGGGAGGCCATGAATTTTACAAATACGATTATCAGGTTATTTCAGGGAGCAGACAAGGTTTTTCATTACCTAATTATTATGAACCTGATGCAGCCTCTTTATTGGTAAATTTTGGTGGAAACAGTGATAAATTAAGTTTATTAAGTTTCCTTGGAAAGGTAGAGTATGATTTTGATAATAAATATTTCTTATCCGCATCCACAAGGGCGGACAGCTCTTCAAGATTTTCAAAAGAAAACAGATGGGGTACATTCTGGTCAGTAGGAGGATCCTGGAAACTCTCAAGTGAAGAGTTTATCAGAAACCTGAACTTCTTTAACGCGTTGACATTACGTGCAAGCTATGGAGGGCAAGGAAATGATAAATTACAGAAACCAAACGGTTCACCGCTGTATTATGCATATCCTGAATTATATAGAGATTATGCCCTTGCCGGTGAGCCAGGGAAAACATTGGAAAAAGTAGGAACTCCTAATCTGAAATGGGAAACCAACCTGAACCTTAACTTAGGGCTTGAGTTTGCGATTCTTAATAACAGAATTAAGGGTAATGTGGAGTATTTTGAAAGAAAAAGTAAGGATCTTTTGTTTAACGTGCCGGTAGCTCCGTCTTTAGGAATCAGTGATTATCCTGCGAATGTAGGGACTATTAAGAATTCCGGGTTTGAGATTTCATTGTTTACAACCCCTATAAAAACCAGTGATTTCCAGTGGAATGTAGATGTTAACCTGAGCACCCTAACGAATAAAATCACTAAACTGCCAAAAGGACCTCTTGCAGTAGGATCCACCAAGCAACTGAATGAAGGAGGTTCTGTATATGATTTCTTTATTCAGGAATGGGTAGGGGTAGATCCAAGTAATGGTAAACCATTGTGGAAGACAATTACTAAAGATGCTAACGGAAATTTGGTGGAAGGAACAACATCGGAGTATGGTAAGGCTACAAAAATATTACAGGGTTCTGCTTTACCTAAATTAACAGGGGGAGTAAGTACAAGTATGACGTATAAGAATTTTGATTTCTCAGCATTACTAACTTTCAAGATTGGAGGGAAAATTCTTGATACAGATTACACTTCACTTTTACACAGCGGAAACTCTGGTGGACGTGCCTGGGGTGTGGAAATGCTGAACAGATGGACTCCTGAAAATCCTTACACAGATGTTCCTGCTTTAAACACCAAAACCAATAACTGGAATTCAATGTCTACAAGATTCCTTTATTCAGGAACGTATGCAAGACTTAAGAATGTGAGCTTAGGATATACGTTGCCATCAGATTATTTTGAAACTATCGGATTGAAGAAGTTCAGAATTTATGTTCAGGCAGAGAACCTTCTGACATTCTATAAACATAAAGGAATGGATCCTGAGCAGGCGCTGGATGGAACAACGTATTACAGATATCCGGCGATGAGAACGATCACTTTTGGTCTTCAGGCAACATTCTAA